The following are encoded together in the Macadamia integrifolia cultivar HAES 741 chromosome 10, SCU_Mint_v3, whole genome shotgun sequence genome:
- the LOC122091542 gene encoding DNA damage-inducible protein 1-like → MLNARLQKEQGIRRHSLLYVDMKINGHAVRAMVDTGAMRSILASDVAKQLGLKLKTNLSRIKPVDTEASPVDGIVEGVSIRLGEWQGKGNLLVMPRHTYQLILGQDLMVEANAMRVPHLLGDYPEERSFKKNNDEAKARLGTVTVVEDDDEAGVGSVSAECQRGWDAGDGAPSSSCPK, encoded by the exons ATGCTGAATGCCCGTCTACAAAAGGAGCAGGGTATTAGACGACATTCCCTGTTGTACGTTGATATGAAGATCAATGGGCATGCTGTGCGGGCTATGGTAGATACCGGAGCCATGCGCAGTATATTGGCTAGCGATGTTGCTAAACAACTTGGGTTGAAGCTAAAGACGAACCTAAGCCGTATCAAACCCGTGGACACTGAAGCGTCACCGGTTGACGGGATAGTTGAGGGGGTGTCGATACGCTTGGGTGAGTGGCAAGGAAAAGGCAATCTGCTCGTGATGCCGCGTCACACTTACCAACTCATCTTGGGGCAAGATCTGATGGTAGAGGCGAATGCTATGAGAGTACCTCACCTTCTTG GGGACTACCCGGAGGAACGCTCTTTCAAGAAGAACAACGATGAAGCTAAGGCCCGGCTTGGCACTGTGACAGTggttgaagatgatgatgaagccGGTGTTGGTTCTGTCTCAGCAGAGTGCCAACGTGGATGGGACGCCGGGGACGGTGCCCCTTCCTCTTCTTGCCCGAAGTAG